A single genomic interval of Antarcticibacterium arcticum harbors:
- a CDS encoding bactofilin family protein, with translation MFSKSNKIKTSSETSREQNRISAGTVITGDIIAKGGFRVEGTIRGNVKTAGKVVISKGGLIDGTLTCQNADFEGKFNGKLTVLETLTLRSAALVEGEVTAGKLAVEPGATFNASCEMKNMVKTLNKDDQKQKERTA, from the coding sequence ATGTTTAGTAAATCCAATAAAATAAAAACATCCTCTGAGACCAGCAGGGAACAAAACCGAATTTCTGCAGGAACTGTGATTACCGGTGATATTATTGCAAAAGGTGGTTTTCGTGTAGAAGGAACCATAAGAGGCAATGTTAAAACAGCCGGAAAAGTAGTTATAAGTAAAGGGGGATTAATTGATGGTACCCTTACCTGCCAGAATGCAGATTTTGAAGGAAAATTCAATGGTAAACTAACTGTGCTTGAGACCTTAACCCTTAGATCTGCTGCATTGGTTGAAGGAGAGGTAACTGCAGGGAAACTGGCCGTAGAGCCGGGGGCAACCTTTAACGCTTCCTGTGAAATGAAGAATATGGTTAAGACCCTCAATAAAGATGACCAAAAACAAAAAGAGCGCACCGCATAA
- a CDS encoding AtpZ/AtpI family protein, producing MTKNKKSAPHNKYLEFVNIAIQMGVIIAAGVFAGIWLDKRYPNDFSGFTIGISLLGVFISLYLVIRKVTQMSKED from the coding sequence ATGACCAAAAACAAAAAGAGCGCACCGCATAATAAATATCTGGAATTTGTTAATATTGCAATCCAGATGGGTGTAATCATAGCCGCCGGCGTTTTTGCGGGTATCTGGCTGGATAAAAGATATCCCAACGATTTTTCAGGTTTTACAATAGGAATTTCCCTTTTGGGAGTATTTATATCACTTTACCTGGTGATAAGGAAAGTTACTCAAATGAGTAAGGAGGACTAA
- a CDS encoding DUF6168 family protein, translating into MKQQLLNFSYRLLPFTIILFLIQYLISAFLLEDMVLYYPVFAIYLFHFLATLIIYFILILIYNNFQDKTGFAFMGASLLKMLAAVLFLLPMLLSNSGNPFANLLSFFIPYFLFLVFETFYAVKLINAK; encoded by the coding sequence ATGAAACAACAACTACTAAATTTTTCCTACCGGCTTCTTCCTTTTACAATTATCCTTTTCCTGATTCAATATTTAATAAGCGCTTTTCTCCTGGAAGATATGGTTCTTTATTATCCGGTGTTTGCAATTTACCTTTTCCATTTCCTGGCCACCCTTATAATTTATTTTATCCTCATTTTAATTTATAATAATTTTCAGGATAAAACCGGCTTTGCTTTTATGGGTGCAAGTCTTTTAAAGATGCTTGCGGCGGTGCTTTTTCTCCTGCCCATGTTATTGAGTAACAGCGGTAATCCCTTTGCCAATCTGCTTTCCTTTTTCATCCCTTATTTTTTGTTTTTGGTTTTTGAAACCTTTTATGCTGTGAAACTCATAAATGCCAAATAA
- the porW gene encoding type IX secretion system periplasmic lipoprotein PorW/SprE, with product MNRFTFGIVCLVLAIGLSGCSRKKDKFINRNYHAVTTEFNTLYNGDLALDLGKKQIADTYQENFWEILPVERMQVSEEIALPGTIRNENFKIAEEKATKAIQRHSMLIQGTEKNPQIDEAYLLLGKARYYDQRFIPALESFNYILHKYPKSNTINHARIWREKTNLRLENDKLAIKNLKRLIAGGNMKDQDMADAHATLAQAYINTGSLYSAVAPIKVAAYYTKEHEEKGRYSYIEGQLYNVLQKRDSASLAFDRVIELNRKIPREYLVNAQLEKARNFNYVNGDAPALLAWLEEIENNRENRPFLDKIYFQKAEYFHHLDSVDRAIEFYNQSLRAQTSDNFLRSVNYETLGNIYFDNSQYRIAGAYYDSTLTYIPTTTRDYFVIKRKRDNLQEVIQYEEIVEKNDSILRFVAMNEEERLNYFTSYTNDLKASAVLRAKTGEIAETPAILPERRIPGAPPSLGGPNLRTTFYFYNPGRVAGGMSDFLRIWGPRELKDNWRTDPGGLISRSPEELDEVSELIIANNPQFNPRTYIDQIPTNQGIIDSLAAQRDNSYFRLGLIYKEKFGENELAAQRLRSMLDYTREERLVVPGNYYLYQIYNATGNNAEADRYKQTVLRDYPNSRYAASINNPGLAVELENTAEDRYNELYRLFEQGEYVEVLRRGEILMQEFQNDELLPKIELLNANATGRLYGFEAYKEALNYIAVNYPQTEEGQKALALTNTTLPQLQNKEFKIQEPQTNIKLLYRFNPEEREQALVVKEKTENAFKEMEYRKYSVSIDVYNPDTIFVVIHGIESTERAKGLTEMFQINKKYTINREPIVISSENYRVVQLHKNIEAYKDLVSNPNPQ from the coding sequence TTGAATAGATTTACCTTTGGTATTGTATGTTTGGTATTGGCAATTGGTCTTTCGGGGTGCTCCCGAAAAAAAGACAAATTCATCAACAGGAACTACCATGCCGTAACTACAGAGTTTAATACCTTATACAACGGGGATCTGGCGCTTGACCTGGGAAAGAAACAAATTGCCGATACCTATCAGGAAAATTTCTGGGAGATCCTGCCTGTAGAAAGAATGCAGGTTTCTGAAGAAATTGCTCTTCCGGGCACCATAAGAAATGAAAATTTCAAGATTGCAGAGGAGAAAGCCACCAAGGCTATTCAAAGACATTCCATGCTTATTCAGGGAACCGAAAAGAATCCGCAGATAGATGAGGCATATTTACTACTAGGAAAGGCCCGGTATTATGATCAAAGATTTATTCCCGCCCTGGAATCCTTTAATTATATCCTGCATAAATATCCCAAGAGCAATACCATAAATCACGCCCGTATCTGGAGGGAAAAAACCAATCTTAGGCTTGAGAATGATAAGCTTGCCATTAAAAACCTCAAAAGGTTAATTGCAGGCGGGAATATGAAAGATCAGGACATGGCCGATGCTCATGCAACCCTGGCCCAGGCCTATATAAATACAGGTTCACTGTATAGTGCTGTTGCTCCCATAAAAGTAGCAGCATATTACACTAAGGAGCATGAGGAAAAGGGGCGCTATAGTTATATTGAAGGCCAGTTGTATAATGTGCTTCAAAAGCGGGACAGCGCATCCCTGGCCTTTGACAGGGTAATTGAACTTAACCGGAAAATCCCACGGGAGTATTTGGTTAATGCCCAGTTAGAGAAAGCCAGGAATTTTAATTATGTTAATGGTGATGCCCCCGCTTTATTGGCATGGCTGGAAGAAATAGAAAACAACAGAGAAAATCGCCCGTTTCTGGATAAGATATATTTTCAAAAGGCCGAATATTTTCATCACCTGGATTCTGTAGACCGTGCTATAGAATTTTACAATCAATCCCTGCGGGCACAAACATCAGATAATTTTCTTCGATCTGTCAACTACGAAACCCTTGGTAACATTTATTTCGACAACTCCCAATACAGGATCGCGGGAGCTTATTATGACAGCACATTAACTTACATCCCAACTACAACCCGGGATTATTTTGTGATCAAAAGGAAGCGGGACAATTTACAAGAGGTTATTCAATACGAAGAGATCGTTGAAAAGAATGACAGTATTCTCCGGTTTGTTGCTATGAACGAGGAGGAAAGACTTAATTACTTTACCAGTTATACAAATGATCTCAAAGCATCAGCGGTATTACGGGCAAAAACCGGTGAAATAGCTGAAACTCCTGCTATTTTGCCTGAAAGAAGAATTCCCGGGGCACCGCCTTCCCTTGGGGGACCCAATTTAAGAACTACTTTTTATTTTTATAATCCCGGTCGCGTTGCCGGTGGAATGTCAGACTTTTTGAGGATCTGGGGCCCTCGTGAACTTAAGGATAACTGGCGAACAGATCCCGGAGGACTCATTTCCCGAAGTCCCGAGGAGCTGGATGAGGTTTCTGAATTGATAATTGCCAATAATCCCCAATTCAATCCACGCACCTATATAGATCAGATCCCCACAAATCAGGGAATTATAGACAGCCTTGCTGCCCAACGGGATAATTCCTATTTCAGGCTGGGATTGATCTACAAGGAAAAATTTGGAGAGAATGAACTTGCTGCACAAAGATTAAGGTCAATGCTGGATTATACCAGGGAAGAAAGGCTGGTGGTTCCGGGGAACTATTACCTGTATCAAATTTACAATGCAACGGGAAATAATGCAGAAGCTGATAGATATAAGCAAACCGTGCTGAGAGATTATCCGAACTCCCGGTATGCTGCAAGTATAAATAATCCCGGTTTGGCAGTCGAATTGGAAAACACCGCGGAAGACAGATACAACGAGCTTTATCGACTTTTTGAGCAGGGAGAGTATGTTGAGGTTCTTAGAAGAGGTGAGATATTAATGCAGGAATTTCAAAATGATGAACTGCTGCCAAAAATTGAGTTGTTAAATGCCAACGCCACAGGACGATTGTATGGATTTGAAGCATATAAAGAGGCATTGAACTATATCGCGGTAAACTATCCGCAAACTGAGGAGGGCCAAAAGGCTTTGGCGTTAACCAATACAACCTTACCGCAACTTCAAAATAAGGAATTCAAAATACAGGAACCCCAAACCAATATTAAATTACTATATAGATTTAATCCTGAAGAAAGAGAACAGGCACTTGTAGTAAAGGAAAAAACAGAAAATGCTTTTAAGGAAATGGAATATAGAAAATATTCTGTTTCAATAGACGTTTATAATCCTGACACGATTTTTGTTGTCATCCATGGTATTGAAAGCACCGAACGTGCTAAAGGCCTTACGGAAATGTTTCAGATCAATAAAAAATACACCATAAACAGGGAGCCCATAGTAATCTCATCAGAAAATTACCGGGTAGTCCAGTTACATAAAAATATTGAGGCCTATAAAGACCTTGTTTCAAACCCCAATCCACAATAA